From Rudanella lutea DSM 19387, a single genomic window includes:
- a CDS encoding FAD binding domain-containing protein — MIRFLLNDRLIQTDAPTSTVMLDFIRSNQHLTGTKTGCREGDCGACTVLVGEWADGLMHYRSMTSCLMPLGNAQGRHIVTIEGLNRPDTLNGVQQAMVDEGGTQCGFCTVGFVVSLAGYCLSHKAPSTQNGIASIDGNICRCTGYKSIERAVDRIGAALRERPAPTDALPWLVQQGFLPDYFRQIPQRMAQLETSVQNGLHPTGIHTEASTDVVLVGGGTDLYVQRPETMRHTAVRHVFRAGEQPPIWREDDIVSMSGACTAAQLGESPVLLDHFPDLPAHLKLVSSTPIRNMGTLAGNLINASPIGDLTIWFLALDAQLIFFRDNVRRIVPLRDLYRGYKTLNKHPHDVLESLFFTLPRPGAQFRFEKVCKRTYLDIACVNSAALIETDGDCIRRAELSVGGVAPVPLYLARTSAFLAGKPLSPHTLEEANAIAQTEISPIGDVRGSVAYKRLLVRQLMQAHFASFLEAPHNPS, encoded by the coding sequence TTGATTCGATTCCTTCTCAACGACCGACTTATTCAAACGGATGCGCCAACGAGCACCGTGATGCTTGATTTTATTCGGAGCAATCAACACCTGACCGGTACCAAAACCGGATGCCGTGAAGGCGACTGCGGAGCCTGCACCGTACTCGTGGGCGAGTGGGCCGATGGCCTGATGCACTATCGTTCCATGACCTCCTGCCTGATGCCCCTCGGCAATGCTCAGGGGCGGCATATTGTGACTATTGAAGGACTCAACCGGCCCGATACCCTCAACGGGGTACAGCAGGCCATGGTCGATGAGGGCGGTACTCAGTGCGGTTTCTGCACGGTCGGGTTTGTGGTCTCGTTGGCGGGGTATTGCCTGAGTCACAAAGCCCCCTCGACCCAAAACGGCATTGCCAGTATCGATGGTAACATCTGCCGTTGCACCGGCTACAAGTCTATCGAACGGGCCGTAGACCGTATAGGTGCCGCCCTGCGCGAGCGGCCCGCCCCGACTGACGCCCTCCCGTGGCTGGTACAACAGGGATTCCTGCCCGACTATTTTAGGCAAATCCCGCAACGGATGGCGCAGTTGGAAACATCGGTTCAAAATGGTCTGCACCCAACGGGTATCCATACCGAGGCTTCTACCGACGTGGTGTTGGTGGGTGGCGGTACCGACCTCTACGTGCAACGCCCCGAAACCATGCGGCATACGGCTGTTCGGCACGTGTTCAGAGCCGGTGAGCAGCCGCCCATCTGGCGCGAAGACGATATCGTGTCGATGAGTGGGGCCTGCACGGCTGCCCAGCTGGGTGAGTCGCCGGTATTGCTCGACCATTTTCCCGACTTACCTGCCCACCTCAAGCTGGTGTCGTCGACGCCCATCCGAAACATGGGTACGCTGGCCGGGAACCTCATCAATGCATCGCCCATCGGCGACCTGACCATCTGGTTTCTGGCTCTGGACGCGCAACTAATCTTTTTCCGCGACAATGTCCGGCGTATTGTGCCCCTGCGCGACCTGTATCGGGGCTACAAAACGCTCAATAAGCACCCGCACGACGTACTCGAATCGCTCTTTTTTACCTTGCCCCGCCCCGGTGCGCAGTTCCGATTCGAGAAAGTGTGCAAACGCACGTATCTCGACATTGCCTGTGTCAACTCGGCCGCCCTGATCGAAACCGACGGAGACTGCATTCGCCGGGCCGAGCTGTCGGTAGGGGGCGTGGCGCCTGTGCCGTTGTATCTGGCCCGCACGTCGGCCTTTCTGGCCGGGAAACCGCTTAGCCCGCATACGTTGGAGGAAGCCAA
- a CDS encoding choice-of-anchor Q domain-containing protein yields the protein MSWASSTTNLQGAIDASAPGDQVWVAQGIYKPTALSGPASRTLSFSMKNGVVIYGGFVGNEHDLAQRSPVNLALGHFSSTTLSGDIGVPGSMADNSYHVIDNPVGLTSSAVLDGFVITAGNANGPANTMFRYGGGMYNNGISPGPCNPTVRHCLFTDNRAFYGGGIYNNAGAATLNGTGGSASPTLIDCVFQRNTATQSGGAIGVFSNNRNAISNSTLTRCTFRFNSAVEGGAIYSMADFYGVANPTMVNCIFEDNKASSGGAIMGWTGYKSTGIPRLTNCSFMRNTAAYGGVYNNYVSQGTGSPQFTNCSFQANTGILYNDGYLSVVNPLLVNCVAFKNGAAETFTNLYQATVQLQYSLVDNTVTGYTSVNSLTMVVSPFLNSTSTNLSPCSPAINTGLTSATGLIGVTTDLSGNPRINLEQVDMGAYEASSLSAARQARLYVNASATGTNSGLDWANAFTDLQSALYYPCVADTLEIWVAEGIYKPTTTSSRDISFFLRNNVTIYGGFRGNETALRERPPMDLSRPLNTTLSGDIGLPGITTDNSYHVISNPVGLTTTAVLDGFVVTGGNADDNLLNGTRSQGGGMYNSGQGGDCNPTIRSCVFIGNSASLGGAIYNGGGVNGVSSPTIINCLFLNNSATSYGGAIFNYGYKGVSSPVITNCAFASNTCLSGGAIYNYGEYGISSPLLVNCSFADNLGGIVVSTGYQGVSNTLMGNCLAFNRLVTNGSDFKNSFGSSITAQYSLFSSTMSGYSSGPGNLTTNTTPFVSTTDLRLAPSSLAINSGNPSVVIVRTGLYSLTNVPETDLANQNRIDGDRIDMGAYEYQTAANQTVYSVRNGPWNESLTWSCGCIPTGNQKVQIGHIVTIPAAYKVSILSVRYSLSGAIIFGVSGVLELKEGAPAH from the coding sequence TTGTCGTGGGCATCAAGTACGACTAACTTACAGGGTGCCATTGATGCCAGCGCGCCGGGAGACCAGGTCTGGGTAGCGCAGGGAATTTATAAACCAACCGCACTGAGCGGCCCAGCCAGTCGTACACTGAGTTTTTCGATGAAAAATGGTGTGGTTATTTATGGTGGATTTGTTGGAAATGAGCATGATCTGGCTCAACGCTCTCCAGTAAATTTAGCATTGGGGCACTTTAGTAGTACGACCCTTAGCGGTGATATTGGGGTACCCGGTAGTATGGCCGATAACAGCTATCATGTTATTGACAATCCTGTTGGCCTGACCTCCTCAGCTGTTCTAGATGGGTTTGTTATTACGGCCGGAAATGCAAATGGCCCCGCCAATACTATGTTCAGGTATGGAGGAGGAATGTATAATAACGGAATCAGCCCGGGGCCGTGTAATCCTACCGTGCGTCATTGCTTATTCACCGACAACCGGGCTTTTTACGGTGGTGGGATTTACAACAATGCAGGAGCAGCCACACTCAACGGTACTGGTGGGAGCGCCAGCCCTACGCTAATCGATTGCGTGTTTCAGCGTAACACTGCGACCCAGTCTGGAGGGGCCATCGGTGTGTTTAGTAACAATCGGAATGCAATAAGTAATTCGACGCTGACGCGCTGTACGTTTCGGTTTAACTCGGCCGTTGAAGGTGGGGCAATCTACAGTATGGCCGATTTCTACGGGGTTGCCAACCCAACAATGGTTAACTGTATTTTTGAAGATAACAAAGCTTCCAGCGGAGGGGCCATAATGGGATGGACCGGATACAAGAGTACAGGCATACCCCGATTGACGAACTGCTCCTTTATGCGAAACACCGCTGCGTATGGTGGCGTGTATAACAATTATGTTTCTCAGGGAACGGGCAGCCCGCAATTTACCAATTGTTCGTTTCAGGCAAACACGGGTATATTGTATAATGACGGGTATCTGAGCGTTGTTAATCCGCTTCTCGTGAACTGTGTAGCATTTAAAAATGGGGCTGCTGAGACGTTTACGAATCTTTATCAGGCTACAGTTCAATTGCAATATAGTCTGGTCGACAACACCGTAACGGGCTACACATCGGTAAATAGTCTCACAATGGTTGTGTCGCCGTTCCTCAATAGCACTAGTACAAATTTATCACCCTGTTCACCAGCAATCAATACTGGCCTTACTTCAGCGACCGGCCTGATCGGTGTAACAACTGACCTATCAGGCAACCCCAGAATTAATCTGGAGCAGGTGGATATGGGAGCGTATGAAGCGAGTAGTTTATCAGCGGCTCGTCAGGCGCGGCTGTATGTTAATGCTTCTGCAACTGGAACAAACTCAGGGCTCGACTGGGCCAATGCTTTTACGGATTTGCAGTCTGCTCTTTACTATCCGTGTGTTGCTGATACCCTTGAGATATGGGTTGCCGAAGGAATTTATAAACCGACAACCACTAGCTCGCGGGACATCAGTTTTTTCCTCAGAAATAACGTAACCATTTACGGAGGCTTTAGAGGGAACGAAACGGCCTTGCGTGAACGCCCGCCCATGGACTTATCCCGACCCTTAAATACCACGTTGAGCGGGGATATTGGTTTGCCAGGTATCACTACAGATAACAGTTATCATGTTATTAGCAACCCGGTTGGCCTGACTACTACGGCCGTACTGGATGGCTTTGTTGTTACGGGCGGCAACGCTGATGACAATTTGTTGAATGGTACACGTAGTCAGGGTGGTGGAATGTACAATAGTGGTCAGGGGGGGGACTGCAACCCGACCATTCGGAGCTGTGTTTTTATTGGTAATTCGGCCAGCTTAGGGGGAGCAATTTATAACGGAGGTGGCGTTAATGGGGTCAGTAGTCCCACAATCATCAACTGCCTCTTTCTTAATAATTCAGCCACCTCGTACGGTGGAGCTATTTTTAATTATGGCTACAAAGGGGTGAGTAGCCCCGTAATCACCAATTGCGCTTTTGCCAGTAATACATGCCTATCCGGCGGGGCTATATACAATTATGGCGAGTACGGAATAAGTAGCCCGTTGCTCGTAAACTGCTCGTTTGCTGATAACCTGGGCGGTATCGTGGTTAGTACTGGCTACCAAGGGGTAAGTAACACATTGATGGGGAATTGCTTGGCTTTTAATCGTCTAGTTACCAATGGGAGCGATTTCAAAAATAGTTTTGGCTCAAGTATAACGGCACAATACAGCCTCTTTAGCAGCACCATGAGTGGTTATTCCAGTGGGCCGGGTAACTTAACTACGAATACCACCCCGTTTGTAAGCACAACTGATCTTCGGCTTGCCCCGTCTTCGCTGGCAATTAATTCGGGTAACCCATCTGTTGTCATTGTACGAACAGGTCTGTATAGCCTGACCAATGTTCCTGAAACAGATCTGGCTAACCAAAATCGAATTGATGGAGACCGGATCGACATGGGCGCCTACGAGTATCAGACTGCCGCCAACCAAACGGTTTATAGTGTTCGAAACGGCCCATGGAACGAATCGTTGACTTGGTCGTGCGGATGTATTCCTACTGGAAATCAAAAGGTTCAGATAGGCCATATAGTTACAATTCCAGCTGCCTACAAGGTATCTATTTTATCTGTCCGTTACAGCCTTAGCGGGGCAATAATTTTTGGTGTCAGTGGTGTACTTGAACTGAAAGAGGGGGCACCCGCGCACTGA
- the lepA gene encoding translation elongation factor 4 — protein MKHIRNFCIIAHIDHGKSTLADRLLEFTKTVGARDMQAQLLDDMDLERERGITIKSHAIQMDYVHKGEKYTLNLIDTPGHVDFSYEVSRSIAACEGALLLVDASQGTEAQTISNLYLALNNDLVIIPVLNKIDLPGAMPEEIKDEMVDLLGCERDEIIPASGKEGIGVPEILAAIVERIPPPKGEPDGALQALIFDSHFNSYRGIEVIFRVKNGRIRKGDKVKFMNTGKEYIADEIGTLRLTQEPKDVIECGDVGYLISGIKVAKEVKVGDTVTTLENPAKEAIKGFSEVKPMVFAGIYPVETSEFEDLRDAMEKLQLNDAALVWEPETSAALGFGFRCGFLGMLHMEIVQERLEREFNMTVITTVPSVRFEVLTTKGQEIQVSAPADMPEPNLIDFIEEPFIRAQIITKAEYVGGIMGLCMDKRSILKNQVYLTADRVELQFEMPLAEVVFDFFDKLKTISRGYASLDYEFMDNRESDMVKLDVMLNGDKVDALSAIVHRSKSYEWGKKLCEKLRELIPRQQFEIAIQAAIGQKIIARETLSALRKDVLAKCYGGDISRKRKLLDKQKKGKKRMRQVGNVEIPQEAFMAVLKIN, from the coding sequence GTGAAGCACATCCGTAATTTTTGCATTATCGCCCACATTGACCACGGCAAAAGCACACTCGCTGATCGCCTGCTGGAATTTACCAAGACCGTTGGTGCCCGCGACATGCAGGCCCAGTTGCTCGACGACATGGATCTGGAACGGGAGCGCGGTATTACGATCAAGAGCCACGCCATCCAGATGGACTACGTCCACAAAGGCGAGAAATATACGCTCAACCTGATCGACACGCCCGGTCACGTCGATTTTAGTTATGAGGTGTCGCGGTCGATTGCCGCCTGCGAAGGAGCCCTGCTTCTCGTGGATGCCTCGCAGGGTACTGAGGCTCAGACGATCTCGAACCTGTATTTGGCCCTCAACAACGATCTGGTCATCATTCCGGTACTGAACAAAATTGACCTGCCCGGCGCTATGCCCGAGGAGATCAAAGACGAGATGGTAGACCTGCTCGGTTGCGAGCGCGACGAGATTATTCCGGCATCGGGTAAAGAGGGTATCGGCGTCCCCGAAATTCTGGCTGCCATTGTCGAGCGGATTCCGCCCCCAAAAGGCGAGCCCGATGGCGCATTGCAAGCCTTGATTTTCGACTCGCACTTTAATTCCTACCGCGGTATTGAGGTTATTTTCCGGGTCAAAAACGGTCGCATTCGCAAGGGTGATAAGGTGAAGTTCATGAACACCGGCAAGGAATACATTGCCGATGAGATTGGCACGCTTCGCCTGACGCAGGAGCCCAAAGATGTGATCGAGTGTGGCGATGTAGGCTACCTGATCTCCGGCATTAAAGTGGCCAAAGAAGTAAAAGTTGGCGATACCGTCACAACGCTCGAAAACCCCGCCAAAGAAGCCATCAAAGGGTTTTCGGAGGTGAAACCGATGGTTTTTGCGGGTATTTACCCTGTGGAAACGAGCGAGTTTGAAGACCTCCGTGATGCGATGGAGAAACTTCAGCTCAACGACGCGGCCCTGGTTTGGGAGCCTGAAACCTCGGCGGCTTTGGGCTTTGGTTTCCGGTGTGGTTTCCTCGGTATGCTCCACATGGAGATTGTGCAGGAGCGGCTCGAGCGCGAGTTCAACATGACCGTGATTACCACCGTTCCGTCGGTGCGGTTTGAGGTACTGACGACCAAAGGCCAGGAGATACAGGTTTCGGCCCCGGCCGACATGCCTGAGCCAAACCTGATCGACTTTATCGAAGAACCATTTATTCGGGCTCAGATCATTACGAAAGCTGAGTACGTGGGTGGCATTATGGGCCTCTGCATGGATAAGCGGAGCATCCTGAAAAATCAGGTTTACCTCACCGCCGACCGGGTAGAACTCCAGTTCGAAATGCCCCTTGCCGAAGTTGTATTCGACTTTTTCGACAAGCTCAAGACCATTTCGCGTGGGTATGCCTCGCTCGATTACGAGTTTATGGACAACCGCGAGTCGGACATGGTGAAGCTCGATGTGATGCTCAACGGCGACAAAGTGGATGCTCTGTCGGCCATTGTGCACCGCTCGAAATCGTACGAATGGGGTAAGAAACTGTGCGAGAAACTCCGCGAACTGATTCCGCGTCAGCAGTTTGAGATTGCGATTCAGGCGGCTATTGGTCAGAAAATTATTGCGCGCGAAACCCTCAGTGCCCTTCGCAAAGATGTATTGGCCAAGTGTTACGGGGGTGATATTTCGCGGAAGCGCAAGCTGCTCGACAAGCAGAAAAAAGGCAAGAAACGGATGCGGCAGGTCGGCAACGTCGAAATTCCGCAGGAAGCGTTTATGGCCGTGTTGAAGATCAACTAG
- a CDS encoding T9SS type A sorting domain-containing protein, which yields MFPNPTHDEVTLSFGLEQDEAATLTIADITGRVIHTASIVGLGVVHEERISLRTQPVGLYLVRIKSAKRTLAGKIVLSR from the coding sequence GTGTTTCCAAACCCTACACATGATGAAGTAACGCTTTCGTTTGGGCTTGAGCAGGATGAAGCGGCTACGTTGACGATAGCAGACATAACGGGCCGGGTAATTCATACAGCTTCTATAGTTGGTCTGGGCGTAGTGCATGAGGAGCGCATCTCGCTTCGGACCCAGCCAGTAGGCTTGTATCTGGTCCGAATAAAAAGTGCTAAACGCACATTGGCAGGTAAAATAGTCCTGAGCCGTTAA
- a CDS encoding S9 family peptidase codes for MSHHKPFGWLLWLALASPLVGTGQSAQAPAAGVAASAKQRFASLQQALSAGGQLNGSQGPRSVNWIDNGRAFSYLDGQSTIKTFTPQTGQETVVFDASGLTFPGTTQTFVYQSFQWSKDSKNILFQTNFRPVYRRSGISDYYSYSVADKSLKLVAKDAQTAELAPDGSKIGYERGGNLFVFDFAGGKETQLTNDAKPAFYNGRFGWAYEEEFGLAQAWEWSPDSKFIAFWQSDERQVPIYKMTDYKGFDEKYDSLPYPRVGDTNPSVRIGVIEISNGKKQWMNVDLQDGYIPRIYWTNIEGQVALIHLNRKQNHLRLFMANGRTGEARPIMEEKAKSWIDVFDFFAGINHLMYFPAGVNEFYWVSDRDGYAHLYRYDYTGKLLNAVTSGAWEVTYVHHIDAKNRKVYYTSTEVSPLERQLYMIDIDGKNKRRLTNTPGRHTVNVAPATADSKGNGVYFIDRYSNTTTPTQVELWDTKGKKIKTLEANSRVTDFVAKNAIATKELANFTTSDGQRIDISILKPADFDPNSKKYPVLVDIYGGPGAQSVYNDFSTSAWHQYLTQQGYVVVSVNNRGSGGYGRDFEKIVYEQLGKYESLDFAETAKYLAKQPWVDANRMAIRGHSYGGYMSSYTMLTHPGVFKVALVGAPVTDWRLYDSIYTERYMGLLPENEAKYKASAVTTYAKNLAGKMFVAHSTMDENVHVRNTFQLMNALEDEGKDADLRIYPPGAHGVAYNGASYVLLHQQYTDYLAQHLK; via the coding sequence ATGTCTCATCACAAACCCTTTGGCTGGCTGTTGTGGCTGGCCCTCGCGTCGCCCCTTGTGGGCACCGGGCAATCGGCACAGGCGCCGGCAGCCGGTGTGGCCGCTTCTGCCAAACAACGCTTTGCCAGCTTGCAGCAGGCACTCTCGGCAGGCGGTCAGCTCAACGGTTCGCAAGGGCCCCGCAGTGTCAACTGGATCGACAACGGACGGGCCTTCTCGTACCTCGACGGGCAGAGCACCATCAAAACCTTTACGCCCCAAACGGGTCAGGAAACCGTGGTCTTCGATGCCAGTGGCCTTACGTTCCCCGGCACAACCCAAACCTTTGTTTATCAGTCGTTTCAGTGGTCAAAAGACTCGAAGAACATCCTGTTTCAGACCAATTTCCGGCCGGTATATCGGCGGTCGGGTATTTCGGATTATTACAGCTATTCGGTGGCCGATAAGTCACTGAAGCTGGTGGCCAAAGATGCCCAAACCGCCGAGCTGGCACCTGACGGCAGCAAGATCGGCTACGAGCGGGGCGGCAACCTGTTTGTGTTCGACTTTGCGGGCGGCAAAGAGACCCAACTAACCAACGATGCCAAGCCTGCTTTCTACAACGGCCGCTTTGGCTGGGCGTATGAAGAGGAATTTGGACTCGCGCAAGCCTGGGAATGGTCGCCCGACAGCAAGTTTATTGCGTTCTGGCAGTCCGACGAGCGGCAGGTGCCTATCTACAAAATGACCGATTACAAGGGTTTCGACGAGAAATACGACTCGCTGCCTTACCCCCGCGTGGGCGACACCAACCCCAGCGTTCGGATTGGCGTAATCGAAATTAGTAACGGCAAAAAGCAGTGGATGAACGTTGACTTGCAGGATGGCTACATTCCGCGTATTTACTGGACCAACATAGAAGGTCAGGTGGCTCTGATTCACCTCAACCGCAAGCAAAACCACCTGCGTTTATTCATGGCCAACGGCCGGACGGGCGAGGCTCGGCCCATCATGGAAGAGAAGGCCAAAAGCTGGATTGATGTGTTCGACTTTTTTGCGGGCATCAATCACCTGATGTACTTCCCGGCGGGCGTGAACGAGTTTTACTGGGTCTCGGATCGCGACGGATACGCTCACCTGTACCGGTACGATTACACGGGTAAGCTGCTCAATGCCGTGACTTCGGGAGCGTGGGAGGTGACCTACGTGCACCACATCGACGCCAAAAACCGCAAAGTGTACTACACCTCTACAGAAGTGTCGCCCTTAGAGCGTCAGTTGTACATGATTGATATCGACGGTAAAAACAAGCGTCGGCTCACCAACACGCCGGGTCGGCACACGGTCAATGTGGCCCCCGCTACGGCCGACAGCAAGGGCAACGGCGTGTACTTTATTGACCGGTATTCCAACACCACCACGCCTACGCAAGTCGAACTGTGGGATACGAAAGGCAAAAAAATCAAAACGCTGGAAGCCAATAGCCGCGTGACCGATTTTGTGGCTAAGAACGCCATTGCCACCAAAGAGCTGGCCAATTTCACTACGTCTGACGGGCAGCGCATCGACATTTCGATTCTCAAACCGGCCGATTTCGACCCCAACTCGAAAAAGTATCCGGTGCTGGTCGATATTTACGGTGGTCCCGGTGCGCAGTCGGTGTATAACGATTTCAGCACGAGCGCCTGGCATCAGTACCTGACCCAGCAGGGGTATGTGGTGGTGAGTGTCAACAACCGGGGCAGCGGGGGCTACGGCCGCGATTTTGAGAAAATTGTGTACGAGCAGTTGGGCAAATACGAAAGCCTCGATTTTGCCGAAACCGCTAAGTATCTGGCCAAGCAGCCGTGGGTAGATGCCAACCGGATGGCTATTCGGGGACACAGCTACGGTGGCTACATGAGCAGCTACACCATGCTCACCCACCCCGGCGTGTTTAAGGTGGCTTTGGTAGGTGCGCCCGTCACCGACTGGCGTTTGTACGACAGCATCTACACCGAACGCTACATGGGTCTGCTACCCGAAAACGAAGCTAAATACAAGGCATCAGCCGTGACAACGTACGCCAAAAATCTGGCGGGAAAAATGTTTGTGGCCCACT